A region of the Oncorhynchus clarkii lewisi isolate Uvic-CL-2024 chromosome 29, UVic_Ocla_1.0, whole genome shotgun sequence genome:
ctagcctacctggttaaataaaggtgaaataaaaaatgtaataaaagtcaacttgtttttgttttttattacTTGAGCACGAAACAATTCATTACCGtggacagccacatgatatttagcaacaataattggactaaatcgtttttggtatctttaagtTTGTTTTCACGTTATTAAGCTAATTTTATATATAGCCTAGTTGATTTGATGATGATGAAATGATGCTGGAATAGCGgaggcagtgctcctgttgtctttgtgctgacTTGCTGGTAACTCGGtggttctatactgaacaaaaatctaaatgcaacatgcaacaatttcaatgattttatttatttaaatatattattatttacagttcaaaaatatatttacagTTCATATTGACTGACTTTGttgtcagtcaattgaaataaataaattaggccctaatctatggatttcacatgactgggcaggggcacacccatgggtgggcctgggagggcataggcccccacccactggggaagccaggcccagccaatcagaatgagtttttcttcaaaaaagggctttattactgaCAGAAATACTaatcagtttcatcagctgtccgagtggctggtctcagacatcccgcaggtgaagaagttggatgtggaggtcctgggctggcgtggttacacgtggtctgcggatgTAAGGCCGGTTGAAAGTATTACCACATTTTTGTAAAccacgttggaggcggcttatggtagagaaattaacattacattttctggcaacagctctggtagacatttgtgcagtcagcatgccaatagcaaaacttgagacatatgtgctattgtgttgtgtggcaaaactgcacattttcaagtggccttttattgtctccagcacaaggtgcacctgtgtaatgatcatgctgtttaatcagcttcttgatatcccacacctgtcaggtggatggattatcttggcaaaggggaaatgctcaccaacagggatgtaaacatatttgtgcacaaaatttgagataaataagctttttgtgtgaaaggtacatttctgggatcttttatttcagctcatgaaatcaacactttacatgttgcgtttatgtttttgttcagtatggtTGTTTAGGAAACGGTTAAAACATTAACTTGTTTGACCACGCTGTAGGTCTAACTGTTTTTACATGCAATAtttgttttgtggacttcacctgACAGATTGCTCTCCTGTTATGTGATTAAACAAAGGTATGTGTCATTCAATTTATTCCGCCACTGTGTGACAGTTGTCTTTTTGTTGTCTCACGTGGCTTAAGAAGGAatgcaaacaacacaattatcacaaacTAACTTGTAATATGTCTTTTTTACTAGCTTgacttccccagtgattttacacAGGCACCGCTACTGCACATCTCACAAATGGAGTTCAAAACACTTGTAGAATATACGCCAATGTGCATTGATgctgttctggcggctcgtggtggcccTTCGCGCAATTTAAGATGCTTTATGTaggtgtttccattatttttggAAGTGGtggcggcaaggtagcctagtggttagagcgttggaagttcaaatccctgagctgacaaggtacaaatctgtcgttctgcccctgaacaggcagttaatccactgttcctaggccattgaaaataataatttgttcttaactgacctgcctagttaagtaaaggtaaaataagttttaaaaaatgtggaagttacctgtacaTTGATTTTGTAACACATTTCAATAAAGTGTTTATTCAAATTAATGAGTGTTCGTGGGAGTTGTGGTCCAATAGAAATGATTGACGCTTGATCTAGCGCGCACGAAACATCCAATGGACTACAACTACTCAgtcacatttttatttgaccttcAGTGGGAGGGTACAGAGCCCAATCAAGCATGGCAGCCGGAGTTTTTACCAAAGGTACAGTTTATTTacattatacaatacatttatgtaCGTTGGTTATGCTTCTAAAGAAAATAGGCGTGGGCCTGATTTCTTTGTCTCGCTTCCTCCCGCACCCTCTGGCTTTCTGTCCGACTCCCACCCACTACCGCAAGGATTGTCCAAAACCTGACCCAGTCCCAACAATTTTACACCCTGTAGGCAGTAACAAATGCGCAAAAATAATTTAAGAAATTGGTTAAATTACCCGAGATTCTCAGGTCCTATAGGCAGTAACAAATGCGCAAAAATAATTTAAGAAATTGGTTAAATTACCCGAGATTCTCAGGTGGCCCATTATTTTAGGCTATCTGTATTACTGGGCTACAGTATACTAGTATTTGACATGCACAAGTACGGTGAAATGACTTAATTTCAATCTCAAAACCCAACAAtccaataatcaataacaatgtattactaGAAAAAAAGAGGAGGAATAGAAAATATGAAATACACAAAGCAAGTAAGTAAGCAAGCATACAATATACAGGAAATATTTAaaaagtcagttccaataccatatttacatgtgcagggatactggagtgatggatataagaacagtagcagcagcttgtatgtgagtgggtgtgtagagtcagtataaatgtacgtgcatattatgtgtgagtgagcaaaTTATGCAGtgagtgttggagtgacagtgagtgtgtaagggccctgtgagtgtgcatagagacagcgCAAATATTGAAATAAAAGGCCAATAAAGATACAAGATAAAGAGTCCGTGCAGCTCTTTTCTTATAGCTATTTATCAGTtgtattgcttggggatagaagctattCAGTAGCAttttggtgtcagacttgatgcaccggtacctcttgccatgcTGCAGTAGAGAaaatagtctatggcttggggtCTTTGACAGTTTTCCAGGCGTACTTTTCACACCGcttgatgtagaggtcctggatggcagggagctctgtCTGCACATAAActcaaaaaaaaataaacatccctttttcaggaccctttcTTTCAAAGATAACTCATAAAAATCCAGATAACtccttcattgtaaagggtttaatcactgtttcccatgcttgtttaatgaaccataaacaattaatgagcatgcacctgtggaactgtcgttaagacactaagagcttacagacgataggcaattaaggtcacagttatgaaaacctaggacactaaagaggcctttctactgactctgaaaacaccaaaagaaagattcacagggtccctgctcatctgcatgaacgtgccttaggcatgctgcaaggaggcatgaggactaaagatgtggccagggcaataaattgcaatgtccgtactgtgagacgcctaagacagagctacatgGAGACAGGATTGATCGTCCTCAAAGTGGCAGACctcgtgtaacaacacctgcacaggatcagtacatccgaacatcacacctgcgggacaggtacaggatggcaacaacaactgcccgagttacaccaggaatgcacaatccctccatcagtgctcagactgtccacaataggctgagagaggctggactgtgggcttgtaagcctgttgtaaaggcaggtcctcaccagacatcaccggcaacaacgtcgcctatgggcacaaacccaccgtcgctggaccagacaggactggcaaaaagtgctcttcactaacgagtcacggttttgtctcaccaagggtgatggtcagattcacgtttatcgtcgaaggaatgagcgttacaccgaggcctgtactctccctccatcgatttggaggtggagggtccgtcatggtctgggacggcgtgtcacagcatcatcggactgagcttgttgtcattgcaggcaatctcaacgctgtgcgttacagggaagacatcctcctccctcatctggtacccttcctgcaggctcagccatactgctcgttctgtacgtttcctgcaagaccggaatgtcagtgttctgccatggccagcgaagaacccagatctcaatcccattgagcacgtctgggacctgttggatcggagggtgagggctagggccatttccaacagaaatgtctgggaacttgcagttgccttggtggaagagtggggtaacatctcacagcaagaacttgcAAATattgtgcagtccatgaggaggagatgcactgcagtacttaatgcagctggtggccgcAGACTGttacctttgttcagggacacattccatttctgttagtcccatgtctgtggaacttgttcagtttatgtctcagttgttgaatcttgttatgttcatacaaatatttacacatgttaagtttgctgaaaataaacgcagtttacagtgagagaacgtttctttttttgctgagtttatatcagCCAATATGCAAGATGTAGTTTGAAGAGCAAAACATTTTCAGACGGAGCAAACTATAGCCTAATCGTATTTAGGAAGTACATTTCCTTGGAAAGATGACTGCCCCGTGCTTCTCCGCCCATGCATAGGCCATATCTTTCTCTATTTAATTGAGACCACACACGCACCTAAACTCTCACGTATGGCTACTGAACTTAAAGCAACAAGAATGATGACAGCAACACTTGCTACGTTTTCCAAATAGGATATAATTTAAATTTGGGAAAATATTCAGactccttccccttttccacattttgttacatgacAGGCTTATTGTACAATTGATTAcattctctttttttctcctcaatctatacacaatttACCCCAAAATTACAGATAcattatttacataggtattcagaccctttgcctataagactcgaaattgagctctggtacatcctgtttccattgatcatccttgatgtttctacaacttgattggagtcacctgtggtaaattaaattgattggacatgatttggaaatgcacacacctgtctatataaggtcccacagttgacagtgaatgccagagcaaaaaccaagccatgaggtcgaaggaattggccGTAGAgcgcagagacaggattgtgttgatgcacagatctgcggaagggtaccaaaatatttctgcagcattgaaggtcccctagaacacagtggcctccatcattcttaaatggaagaagtttagaacccccatcccccccccccccccccaagacgcttcctagagctggccgccccgcTAAACTGACCattcggggagaagggccttcctgaaggacaaccatcactgcagcactccaccaatcaggcctttatggtagagtggccagatggaagccactcctcagtaggaCTGGGTAATATGGCCCAAATATATCACGGTATTTTAAAAAATTtgattatattttttgtttttgaataataacagttctacatttgctttgagtagtgagtgatcctagagTGGCAACACGTACAATCTAAGTGATTTCAGTGAGTCTTTCTTCTTTCTGATTGTTTTACACTGTTCAATTCCACAAACAaattgtgtgaattggaccatttccctgtcctgctgagcattcaaaatgtaacaagtacttttaggtgtcagggaaaatgtttggagtaaaaagtacacttatctttaggaatgtagtttagtaaaagttgtcaaaaatagtaaagtacagatacaaaaaaaacccagacttaagtagtacttgaaagtatttctACTCAATTGAGagaatttccacactgccacgtagCGCTCCACGATATGAACAAATAATCAAGGACTTCTTTTCAACCGACTGTTGCAATTGTGATTTGACTTACGAATTAGAgcaaaactgttggaatcatggaaatagaatgactatTCTAATTCTACTGTTATAATAGTGAACACTTTAAATACAGTGTTTGAGATGACAATTAATTAAAATGCCAGGGAGAAGTTATTGTGACATGGTAGGAACTAAAGTCttaagtgtttcctaggggaccatATAAGCTTTGGCTACATTGcatgttttctcttagctacttaATGTAGCCAACATATTCTTGCTTTGCATATtactctttgatttagaagatgctgttgcacaaacaacatgcagaTTTAGGtatacaccatcactggtattatcaggctgtattagctagctaagttTGCTCTTACTCAGTACATTTTATTTGCTAGCTGTTAGCGGCTAACAATTAGCATCTCACAAGATTTAGGGCAACTTGCTAAGAacctgtgtttgctttgtcattatggggcattgtgtgtagattgaggggagaaaacaatttaatcaattttagaacaaggctgtaacaaaatgtggaaaaagtcaagggttctaaTACTTTCTGGATGCACTGTAGCTTAACTTTTTAGGAGGACGAGTGGCAGGCAGATGTGTAATTAAtacttattgaaaatgaaaacacTTGCTCACCATTGTAGCCTAATCAATGCGCGTGGTCTGCCTTTTTTTACTGCACCTTGACTGATGTTGGTTGAGCTCCCTACACTTTCTGttatcaatatttatttacagGCACTGTAGTAAACACGTCTAATCATATGTAGTTAATTTCATATTTAACTGCCACTTGATTCTCCGCCCATGGAGGCAGCCTACTCTATTGAAATGAGACCAGACATACTAGGCACACTTGaatttacatacatacatacccaactatagaggagaggtaggctACTGAAGTTGAACCAGTGAATTCTGAGTGTTTGAATAATGCAATAACAAAAAAGTTATTTTAATACAATAGGTAGGCTTAAAATAAGGTATGCAAAGCAGCAAGACAAACATTTTCAAATAATCTGCGGGACAATAAATATTTTAATGCCAAAGTCATCTGACTGCCCGCTCCTGGCGCACCGCAATGATCTCTGTCGGGTCCATCGGGAATGCAGCCCTCTACGTCACACATTCAAATCAAGTGGGATGGTCAGCGTTACAATCTAATCGCTTATATGTTGTAGTTTAGCTACTGTCGTAATTTTATGACTGCTAGCTAACTTTATGCCGGTGTGTTCCTTAGGTTTGTGCGGGCTCCATCACCCCTGGCTTGTTGCAGCCGGATATTCCTGTAGTGGACCGCTCTGTGCGACTGCTGCGGCCGTCAAAACACTTGCAAACTGACAGCACAAGTAGGCACAAGTAGGCAGTTGTCAGTGACATGTACATTTAGCTGTCTTACAGTAGTTATAGGTATAGATATTAAGTTTCACACTCATTCACAAACATTCTCTACTTCACCATCACAAGGAGATaatctcttctctctttttttttttgtagatgTCACTGACAAGATCCTGAACATTCCCCTTGAAATGCCAGATTTCTTCCGCTTGTCAGAACTGTTCTCCTTGAAAGATCTATTCGATGCCAGAGTTCACCTCGGCCACAAGAAAGGCTGCAGACACAGGTGTGTTGAATATGATTTCCATATTTCATCTAACAGTTGCACTAtgattttttgtcaacttgacaTTGTGCTTCACATTAGACTTATGACTGATCTACCATCTTGGATCAGACAAGTAGAATAAAAAATCTCCGTTGGACAAAATGTTTGTCAGCTTTCAGATATTAGAGACAACATGTAAGTATAAACAGACTGACGTTCTCACACAAACaatctctggtttctctctctcctttgctcccactctttctccctccctctcttgtagACTGATGGAGCCCTACCTGTTCGGCAGTCGTCTGGACCAAGACATCATCgacctagaccagacagtggAGCACCTCCAGAGCGCCCTAAACTTTACCGCCCACATCGCCTACCGTGGCGGTGTCATCCTCTTCGTCTCACGCCGCCGCCAGTTTGGTCACCTGGTGGAGAGCACGGCGCAAGACTGCGGAGAATATGCCCACACATGCTACTGGCAGGGCGGCCTGCTCACCAATGCACCCATCCAGTATGGCCCGGGGGTTCGGCTGCCTGACCTCATCGTATTCTTCTCAACGCTCAACAACGTCTTCCAGCAGCACGTGGAGGTCCGCGACGCGGCCAAGATGAATATACCCACAGTGGGGCTGGTGGACTCTAACTGCAACCCCAGCCTGGTGACTTACCCGGTGCCTGGGAATGACGACACACCAGCCGCTATGGAGTTGTACTGCCGCCTGTTCAAGATGAACATCAACCGAGCCAAGGAcaagaggagacagatggagctGCTGCAGGGTCGATCAGCAGTGGGCCTCACAACAGGCTCCTAGTGAGCGGCAACAAGTGGGAATGAAGGGCCCCTGTTTGAGTTCTTTGAAAATGCATTCTTCTTTACTCCCTGATCTAAAGTAACAGGATAGGTGAAATCTTTACCTTTTGGCTAAGAGAGTAGTATCTGGAGGCAAGTGTTCCACTTCTTAGTTTGCCCCAACATATGGATATCAGATTATGGATTTAtgacagagaagatagaggatTCATTTTCAGTATTTGAACATAGACAAGGACATGGACATTACTGCTAAAATACTCTGAAGCATCATGTTTCAGCAACAGATTTGGTGAATTTGTACAGAATTGTTGCTCTTTTTCTAGATGTATCTGGAGAAACTGGTGTACAAAATGTGTAATTCCAATGTTTGTTCCATCATCACTGATCCAGGTTTGATCAGCATGTTTCCATATTATTGCTAAATCTCAGCTTGTTTTTCATTGTCTGGTCAAATTCAATGAAAAAATAGCATTTCTGTATCAAATGACATGATTGCACTACACTCATTCTATATATCAAGCAAACTTTATTTTCACTAAATTTGTTTGGTCTCTTTTGTATGCATTTTTCTACACGCACACTTAGTGGATTTTAATACTGGGCTAAAATCTTAGTGTACAAGTCATGTCCAACTAGTGCAAAAAAAAACTATTACTTCGGCAATGACTAAATTCATCTAATTCTTGTGCCAATAAAATGTATAGCTATGGCATGTTTATTATTACATATGAAAACATGAAACTTACACCAAGCAGAGTGATCATGGTGACTCCAGTGGAAGGGTTATTGCACCCACTGTATAGCAATCAACATATCAGATGTCTTCATCGTAGCTTCTATTTTTGATCAACTTAaaccatgtttccatccacagtttttatgtgaGTTAAGTCCTGTCGTATTTAAAAATCAGGACAGCTGTTTTGGAAACAGGAAATTTAAGTAGAATTTTATGAGGACAGATCATTTGTTTGTTgaacatggtgggatctttttgcgTCTGTAAAGTTAATTATGTGTGAAATGGCAGTGGAAAcccctttatgcgcaaatattgaaaTAATAACCCTCCTATCGTAGTAAATTTGGAgtggtgataatatggtgtgTGTTTCTCCCACTACGACTCGCAAGACCTTGAagttttattaggctacagattaaatattGTAAATAATGATGAACTTCACCGGATGGTGAAGGTGCACTGTGAtattgatgctcctttccaataaatattgtgggtcttattctggtgacatgatgattgatgcttgactgccgtttgacaaacaCAAATATTCTCACTCTTATCCATAATCTCATGTAGATCAGGAATGTGAAACTTtagtgggggtgggggccacaaaaaaactGAACTCACCATGGGGGCTGCAGTGGCTCTGCGTACCCCTCCTCTctgtgagcaaaacattttataGCCCCCCTCGTGCCAGCGAAGATAAAATAATTCCTACAATTTTGCCATGGGaggtagagaaaatgttgccattttaaagcaagtttgctgcaattctactcatttcgCCATGGAGAGGATAGAAAGAATTGCAGTTTTACCggtaatttcctacaattctataATTAAAAACTGTTTGCGATCAATGGGCCACACCCTGGtcggtaattcgaccatgcttaccacaagtttagatagctggcctctagactaatttaccaatctaaataCATTTAGCGGCTGCTGATGCgcaaccaaatttcgaaattgcaccttgtgtattctattatgCTGACTCTCGACAGTAGGTTGAGACCCAGACAGttcctaaaaaaataaatacattgggGCCACAGCGTCAACAGCCTATCAGCACTGTGACCTGTTGGttagagcagggtttcccaaagtcGGTCCTGGGGCTCCCCTCCCCTgtgtgcacgttttgttttttgcccaagCACTGCAAAGCGGATTCAAACAATCAAAGATTGATGCGTTGGTaaattgaatcagctgtgtagtgctagggaaaaACACCAAACATTCACCTGGGGGCCCAGGACCGACTATGGGAAACGTTGGGCTAGAGTGCACATGACAAGGCCAGAGTAGGCATATTTGCTATTTAATTAATGCAACAGTTTTAGTGAAAAAActatcggtagagttgaaaatgcgatggaaacatatTGAACTATAAGCTTTTTTTTAGCTCACTGATTTTGATCCACAAAAAGTACATTTGGTTGAAACCCCACTGGTGTGGAAAGGCGCATATTTACTTTTTGCTTATTCTGCAGTATTCACTTAAATCTGCCGCCAATTGGACGGAAACCTAGCTAGTCGACCTGTATGCGATTGAATGAAACCACTCGAATGCATATTTTGCTTGCCTTAAATTGTCCTTCAAAGATTCCGTAGGTGATCCTTATAAATAGACACCACCCCGTTTTTCGTTCTCTTGTTCTCACTCAGAAGTCTGAGCATGGTGAGTAGCACATTTTGGTTTAGTGTTTTAGTTTCAGGCCAACCTACTGTAATACATGAGTATTTGAGTACTTGTTGTCTAGTGCAGCAGCGCGTGTGTGTATTTTTATTTCCACTCTAAAATTGAGTTGTAACCATTCGCACGTGGTTCCGTACTACTCTACAGACCGTTTCTGATCCGGTTGGCAACGATGTTTCAGGAACGTCCTGAGAAATATTCGAAGTAACATGTTGCTGATTCAATTAACGCATGTAACTTACTTAGCCGCAATTGCCAACAGCCAATGTCAGACTAACAAAAGTAGCTCACTGACTGCCAATCACTCACGTCCTATACGTTTAATTTCTAGCGGGATATGCATGCTTTTTATGCATTTTTCTTTAAAATGTCCTCTTGTTAATTAGAGGCGTTGCAGGCTCGGTTTGTGGCGTTTCCGTCTATTCGATTGCGGCGGCCACGTGGGCGCGCACATATTTTGTGGCTCTACATTTTATGTAGGTGTACATGTAAACTACTAAAGGGCAACTCctccacttttcaacctcattcattatctccagcaccaaaccagtgtctacatatgcgAAAACGTTACGTTTCTGTGGTTAAAAGATAAAGGTCCTAAATGCTTCTAACATCACGGTAGGCTTAGAAGTAAGAAGCTGTTTATTATATATGTGAGTAGATTTTAACCAGAGGGAGTGTATTTTCTTCCTCCCCATGatgacctttttttttttatctttgtCATCTGCTAAAACCTAGCTGCCGTTTTCACATATGTCGACTGTTTTAGTGCTGGAGATCGTGAATTTATTTGTGGCAGAGTTGCTCTTTTAAGTGTTAAGAATCATTAATGTCCTGTTTTCTCTTTTATAGTCTCCGAGGTGAAGAGTAAAATGAGGAACATTAGATGCCACCATGACCTATTGGTGTCACTGTCCAAGCAGATGGCACATGAACGCCTTTTCTCCCTGAAAGAATATAGTGGTAAGCTACACCAGGTGGCATTTGGAACTCTGTCCAGTCTTTAAAAACTAATGTGTAATTGGTCTGTGATGAGAAATCATGCACCACGCTGAACTTGTGATGGATAACCTCTACCACATTATCTGAGACCTGCACAGACATGGTTACAAATAAAGGCTGGTTCATAAGGCTGGGTTGTGAATTCTTGGTTCTGGTTTCCCCGACATGGATTAAGCCTACTTCTGGGCTAAAGCTATTTTTATGGCAAATCCATATAGGCCCTATACTAACAGTTTAATGGGCTTGTTTCTCAGAAGACCAGTTTTACCAATGGTCCTTCTTGGTGGTTCTTTCCCTTTGTGATGTAACGGTCTACAATGCCACTTACAATGAGCGGGCAGACAAACGAACCAATGATGGCACGGCTGCCCTATTCAGTGGGCATATAGAACCAGCCTGATATGCCCAGGTATCATATCCTGTCCTCTCGGTGAGGGGGATATGACCTATTAATCGAGCACTTTTGATCTTGGTGTGACTGATGCTTTAGAACAGGTGTATTGAACACTTGCTATAGGACAGGGTTTCCCCAAAATGTCCGgttgaccccaaggggtgcacattttgggtTTTGTctaagcactacacagctgattttaaatcaactaatcatcaagctttaatA
Encoded here:
- the LOC139388406 gene encoding LOW QUALITY PROTEIN: small ribosomal subunit protein uS2m-like (The sequence of the model RefSeq protein was modified relative to this genomic sequence to represent the inferred CDS: inserted 2 bases in 1 codon); this encodes MAAGVFTKGLCGLHHPWLVAAGYSCSGPLCATAAAVKTXLQTDSTNVTDKILNIPLEMPDFFRLSELFSLKDLFDARVHLGHKKGCRHRLMEPYLFGSRLDQDIIDLDQTVEHLQSALNFTAHIAYRGGVILFVSRRRQFGHLVESTAQDCGEYAHTCYWQGGLLTNAPIQYGPGVRLPDLIVFFSTLNNVFQQHVEVRDAAKMNIPTVGLVDSNCNPSLVTYPVPGNDDTPAAMELYCRLFKMNINRAKDKRRQMELLQGRSAVGLTTGS